From a region of the Marasmius oreades isolate 03SP1 chromosome 7, whole genome shotgun sequence genome:
- a CDS encoding uncharacterized protein (BUSCO:EOG092631QQ), which produces MTSVGLSRRRVANATNDNDLGSDFASSSNHYDEDDARPKPSSGQTTPRTMTGGHGGSAFEGGNRIAFDPRDLEDVGAEEKRVGGKVPRLTIMEEVLLLGIKDKQGYLSFWNDNISYALRGCILVELALRRRIALTKDPNRRRLPPSERILEVLDDRQTGETILDEALRMMKGQQDPVAQGGGGEKLSVNNWIDLLSGETWNVLKIGFQLKQVRERLAKGLVDKGILRTEKRNFLLFDMATHPLADLRAKENIITRVISILTSTTSAVPSSALDKEGTQCRVMRAVCLVCAAYTASVLDNAFGRLGYEEREAAFGRADDILVEFSSWPFGSASGIVDSGPKRKYSNKIATGSSGDGSRESIMGLLTEVKKESVGGEEDLGFELVSGVLEVLSKLDSLI; this is translated from the exons ATGACATCTGTTGGTCTTTCTCGACGACGAGTCGCCAATGCCACCAATGACAATGATTTGGGGTCTGACTTTGCCTCCTCCTCAAATCAttatgatgaagacgatgcCAGACCAAAACCGAGCTCTGG CCAAACAACTCCTCGTACGATGACAGGTGGCCACGGGGGTTCAGCTTTCGAAGGCGGGAACAGGATAGCGTTTGATCCTAGAGATTTGGAGGATGTTGGTGCCGAGGAGAAGAGAGTAGGAGGAAAAGTTCCAAGGCTGACGATCATGGAGGAGGTGTTGTTGTTAGGGATAAAGGATAAACAA GGATACCTCTCTTTCTGGAACGACAACATCTCTTATGCTCTCCGAGGTTGCATACTCGTGGAACTCGCTCTACGGAGGCGTATCGCTCTCACCAAGGATCCTAATAGGAGAAGACTACCACCTAGCGAGAGGATTCTTGAAG TTCTAGACGACAGACAGACAGGAGAAACTATATTAGACGAAGCTCTCAGAATGATGAAAGGACAGCAGGATCCGGTTGCTCAAGGGGGAGGCGGGGAAAAGCTGTCCGTTAACAACTGGATTGATCTATTGAGTG GTGAAACATGGAACGTCCTTAAAATTGGTTTTCAGCTCAAGCAGGTCCGAGAGCGTCTCGCCAAAGGCCTTGTCGATAAAGGCATCCTTCGTACCGAAAAACGCAATTTCCTCCTCTTTGATATGGCTACGCACCCCCTTGCCGACCTTCGTGCTAAAGAAAATATTATTACTCGTGTCATCTCAATACTCACGTCTACCACATCCGCTGTTCCCTCAAGTGCTCTCGATAAAGAGGGTACTCAATGTCGGGTTATGAGGGCGGTTTGTCTGGTTTGTGCGGCATATACAGCAAGTGTCCTGGATAACGCCTTCGGAAGGCTCGGATACGAAGAACGGGAAGCTGCATTTGGTCGTGCTGATGACATCTTAGTGGAGTTCTCCAGCTGGCCATTCGGAAGTGCATCAGGAATAGTCGATTCGGGACCCAAAAGGAAGTACAGTAATAAAATTGCCACAGGAAGCTCGGGAGATGGTTCAAGAGAAAGCATCATGGGCTTACTGACAGAGGTCAAGAAGGAGTCGGTTGGTGGGGAAGAGGATCTGGGTTTCGAACTCGTTTCAGGAGTTTTGGAAGTTTTGAGCAAGTTAGATTCGTTAATCTGA